GAGGAGGGGTGGCTCCAGTGAGCACCGACAGGCGACGAGACGTCTACACGGTTCGGGCTCGGCGCTGGGAACACGGGTGGGAGCTGGAAATCGACTCGGTGGGAGCGACCCAGTCCCACAGTCTCAAGGACGCCGAGATGATGGCACGGGACTACATCCGGCTGGCATGTGACGTGCCCGCCGACTCCTTCGACATCGAGTTGGTCCCCGACGTCGGTGACGGCCTGGGAGAGCAGGCACGGCAGGCCAGGGTCGAGACGAGAGCGGCCGAGCGGGCTCGCGACGAGGCGGCGCGGCATGTGCGGGACGTCGCCCGGCGGTTGCACGCCGAGGGGCTCACCGGAGGGGAGATCGCCGTCGTCCTCGACGTGTCACCGCAGCGGGTCTCGCAATTGCTGAAGCCCGGCGCTCAGGCTGCGGGGCGGCGCAAGACGCGCGCGAAGAAGACGTCGGAGGTGTGAGCCCGCCCCGGGGTGGCCGGGGCGGGCTCGGTCCCGGTTACTTCAGGGTGAACTCGCTCAGGCGGGTTTCGCCGTTGAACACCAGGTAGACGTCGTGGTCGCGGCCGCGGAGGCGGCCTAGGTCCAGGTCGGCGGTGATCTCCTCGTAGGTGTAGATCCCGCCGGTGGACGGGACGTCGAGGGTGCCGATGCGGCGGCCGTCCGGGGCGTCGAGGCGGACCTCGATGGTGGTGGCCTCGGTGCCCGCGACGCGGGCGGTGATCTTGTCGGTGCGGCGGCCGAGGTCCGCGCCGGCGAACTCGATCCAGGCACCCTCGGAACCGCTGACGACGTCGCCGTCGGTCTTGGACTCGTCGGCCAGGACGATGCCGTCGTGGTCGTCGAAGTCGGCGGCGCGGGTCGGCTCGGACAGGTCGCGGGCGGGGATCCGCTCGCCCCGGACGTTGATCTTCGCGCGCTCCCGGATGTCGCCGGACGACGAGCCGATCAGGACGTCGTGGTGGGCGCGCTCGACCGTCCACCTGTTCCGCGTGACGTCCCAGAACGCCAGGTCGGACGCCTTGATCTCCAGCTTCACGCGCTCGGTCTCGCCCGGTTCGAGCGCCACCTTGGCGAAGTCGCGCAGTTCCTTGACCGGCTGCTTCACCCGGGACTTCTGCTGGTGGGTGTAGAGCTGGACGACCTCTTCACCTGCACGCTTCCCCGTGTTGGTGACCGGGACGGTGACCTCGATCGTGCCGTCGGCGCTCATCGAGCGGCGGCTCAGCTTCGGCTTGCCGTAGTCGAAGGTGGTGTAGGAGAGGCCGTACCCGAACTCGTACAGGGGGTCGCCCTGGAAGTACAGGTACGTACGGTCCGCGTTGATGACGTCGTAGTCGAGGATGCTCGGGAGCTGCTCCGCGGAGCGGTACCAGGTCTGCGGCAGCTTGCCCGACGGGTTCTCGTCGCCGAACAGGACGTCGGCGAGCGCGTTGCCCGTCTCGGCGCCAGCGTGGCTCGTCCACAGGATCGCCGGGACGTTCGCCTCCGCCCAGGTGAGGGTCGTGGGGTAGCTGTTCTCCACGACGACGACCGTGTTCGGGTTCGCCTTCCGGACGGCCTTGATCAGCTCGAGCTGGCCTTCGGCGAGGTCCATCGTGGTGCGGTCGTGGTCCTCGCGGCCGTTGATGAACGGCATGCTGCCGACCACGACGACGGCGGTGTCGGCCTGCTTCGCGGCCCGCACGGCCGACTCGGTGCCGCTGCTGACGACGTCCTTGGCGAACGGCGTGGCGTCGGCCTTCGCGGCGAGGGCGAGCGTGCCGTCGTCGAGCACCTTCACGTACGGGTCGGCCGGGTTCTCGTACCCCGCGTATCGCAGCAGGTGGTTGCCGTCCGGCTGCTTCTCCAGCTCGAACATCTCCTGGACGAACCAGCCGTTCGGCTGCGCCTGGCTGTTCGACAGGTTCGAACCCCAGTTGTGGCGGCCGACGGTCTTGCCGTTCGCGACGCTGCGCAGCGTCACGATCCCCTGGCCCCAGTCGAAGACGTCGAACTGGGTCGTGGCGTCCGGCGTGATCGGGCCGGTCTTGAGGACGGCGCCGTCCGCGCCGGTACCGCCCGCGACGTACTCGCCCGTCCGGACGTCCTTGAGCGCGATGCGGTCCACGCCCTCGCTGGTGGTGACGTTCTCCGCGCCGGCGCGGGCGCGGACGCCGTCGACCGGGGTGACCTCGTACGGGAGGGCGCCGGAGTACCAGTCGGTGTAGAGGGTGTCGGAGAGCGGGCCGACGACGGCGACCTTGTCCCCGGAGGCGACGGGCAGCGCCTTCTTCTCGTTCTTGAGCAGCACCATCTGCTCCACGGCCGCCTTGCGGGCGAGCGCGCGGTGCTCGGCGCTGTTCACCGACTTCATCGTGATGTCGGCGTAGGGGCCGCCGTCGGGGTCGAACTCGCCGAGCCGCACCCGGATGTTCAGGATGTGGCTCACGGCCTCGTCGACGTCGGCCTCGGTGAGCAGCCCCCGGTCGAGGGCCTCCTTGACCGCGTTGATCGTGATGGACGACTTGGTGTCGTCGACCGTGAAGCTGTCCACGCCCGCCTTGAGGGTGGCGGCGTCGGCGGTGGGCAGGTCGGAGAAGTAGTTCTGCGAGCCGATGAGGTTGTTCGGGCCGCCCGCGTCGGTGACGTTGAACAGCGTCTCGTCCGTCCACGACCGGACGAGCCCGGCCGCGTCCGGCGTGACCGTCGCGGGACGGCCGTTGACCTTGTTGTACGCCGTCATGATGCCGGTGACCGCCTCGTTGGAGATCGGCATCTTGAAGGGGACCTCGTAGTACTCCTTCTTGTTGCGCGGGCTCAGGGAGGAGGAGGTCTCGGTGCGCTTGTACTCGTTGTTGTTCGCGAGGTAGTGCTTCAGGACGGGCGCGGTCTTGAGGCGGTCGGGGTCGTCGCCGCGCATGCCT
The nucleotide sequence above comes from Actinomadura algeriensis. Encoded proteins:
- a CDS encoding glycoside hydrolase family 3 protein, with product MILSRSRPRSPGRRSRPLTLVLAAALAAPLIQAAPAAARETLPFRDPALPVAARVDDLLGRLTLDEKIGLLHQYQAPIPRLDIGRFKTGTEALHGLAWTTDVHAGGAVRTAKATVFPQSVGLGATWDPALMKQVGSVVGTEARGYHSENPDVWGLQLWAPVVNLLRDPRWGRNEEGYSEDPLLTGLLATAYGRGMRGDDPDRLKTAPVLKHYLANNNEYKRTETSSSLSPRNKKEYYEVPFKMPISNEAVTGIMTAYNKVNGRPATVTPDAAGLVRSWTDETLFNVTDAGGPNNLIGSQNYFSDLPTADAATLKAGVDSFTVDDTKSSITINAVKEALDRGLLTEADVDEAVSHILNIRVRLGEFDPDGGPYADITMKSVNSAEHRALARKAAVEQMVLLKNEKKALPVASGDKVAVVGPLSDTLYTDWYSGALPYEVTPVDGVRARAGAENVTTSEGVDRIALKDVRTGEYVAGGTGADGAVLKTGPITPDATTQFDVFDWGQGIVTLRSVANGKTVGRHNWGSNLSNSQAQPNGWFVQEMFELEKQPDGNHLLRYAGYENPADPYVKVLDDGTLALAAKADATPFAKDVVSSGTESAVRAAKQADTAVVVVGSMPFINGREDHDRTTMDLAEGQLELIKAVRKANPNTVVVVENSYPTTLTWAEANVPAILWTSHAGAETGNALADVLFGDENPSGKLPQTWYRSAEQLPSILDYDVINADRTYLYFQGDPLYEFGYGLSYTTFDYGKPKLSRRSMSADGTIEVTVPVTNTGKRAGEEVVQLYTHQQKSRVKQPVKELRDFAKVALEPGETERVKLEIKASDLAFWDVTRNRWTVERAHHDVLIGSSSGDIRERAKINVRGERIPARDLSEPTRAADFDDHDGIVLADESKTDGDVVSGSEGAWIEFAGADLGRRTDKITARVAGTEATTIEVRLDAPDGRRIGTLDVPSTGGIYTYEEITADLDLGRLRGRDHDVYLVFNGETRLSEFTLK